The window tttacagagaatggtccgaaaAACCAGTGAGAgacagttctctgggcaaaaatacctttctgatgtcagaggagaatggctagactgctttgagctgataggaagacaacagtaactcaaataaccacttgttacctccaaggtgtgcagaagagcatctctgaatgcacaacacatcaaaccttgaagcagatgggctacagcagaaggaccacaccgggtgccactcccgTCAGttcagaacaggaaactgaggctacagtttgcacaaaagattggaaaaacattgtctgGTTTGATGAGTCTTTATTTCAGCTGTAATATTCAGATAGTAGGGTGAGATTTTGGATTAAaccacatgaaaacatggatccatcctgccttgtatcaggggttcaagctgctgctgctgctggtgtgatgGTTAAGGGAGtaatttcttggcacactttaggtcccttagtaccaactgtgcatcatttaaatgccacagcctacctgagtattgctgttGACCACGTCCATCTCTTTATAACCACCGTGTATCCATCTTTTAATGGCTGcttcatctcaaactggtttcttgaacatgacagtaatgacctccacagtcaccagagctcgatccaatagagcacctttgggatgtggtggatcAGGAAATTCACATCacggatgtgcagccgacaaatctgcagcaactgtgatgcGGTCATGTCGATGTGGAGCAAAATCTCtgtggaatgtttccagcacttttttTTGAATCTGTGCAATGAAGAACTGTTTGCATGTCACATCTTTGCACTACCACTTCAAAGACTTTATatgttttacttattatttttagatttgtttaaatttaTGTCTTAAATTTTAGTACTTTCTACAttcttttatacttttatttgtACTGTGCAAATTCAGATTTAGATTTGTGTTTACACCGTTCCACCTGAGAGTAATGCAGTTTCAATTCTCTGTATGTGCTGCACATATGTGGTATTAACAATAAAGAGACTTGACTTGACTCGGCAGGTCAAATTAATTTTGTGTCGCGTATTGGTAATTTGATGAGCAATGAGCTGAGATAATTGGCAGATGTGCTtcacttgttgttgttttgtgagCGTTTTCTCTTTCACCTTACAGTATGTTGTCACAGCGTACGTGGACTCCAACGACACCAGAAATAGTTTCGCAACTGTGACACATTTATCAGCTTCCCCTTTCTTCAAAACAACCCAGCTGTTGCACATTAATCAGAATTACAGTTTAAATAGAAGTTACCAGAAATAAAGGCTGGTTTAAATAGATTATGCTTTTATGTTTCACATAAATTACCCAACTAAATATTCTCCATTTCCTCCCTTACTAATGGTACCTGAATATTTACATTCATGTGGCCACATACAGTAGTTTTCATAAGTTTACAATATGCAACACGTGTGTTTCCATGAGGGTTTCAAATTTAAACAATAAATGagagttaaaaaataaagatccGGATTCAAGTTTTGACAAAAGTGGCTATCTGTAAAATAATGAAGTCTTTTATTGGGTTTTATTTCTTCTGGACAGTTCTGAtgaatgttttttaatgtacagTTTTTCTGACAGGAAGTTTGTCTGGCCAGCAATGACTTTACTTCCACTTGCAAATGTTGCATCATTAATTTGCGGCCATATTAGACACTAACagcataaaaagaaagaaagtctcTTGCTTCTTGTAGCTTGCCGGGGCTGCAAGCACAGCCGATTTCCTCTGAGTAAAGATAAGGATGTGGTTGAAACCACTGTGGCCAGTGATAGTATCTCAgatgtattctgtttttacaAGCCATGCATACAGTACTAAGTAAAAACTGTGTAGcttaaaattaaattactgCATAATTCTAAACTTCAAACTTGTAGTTTCCAAAATGAATCGGAAGATGTCGCTGCTCCCTCTCCGACATCTGTGACACTCAAAGAAAGCTCCGACTCCTGAATGAGCGgagcccccttttttttctattataaCAGAGAGGGAATGGGACAGAAAGAGACTGAGGTGGGCAGAGGTGTGACTGAGTGGACAGGCAGAGGCAGAGGGAGAGTCAGAGCCAACTGGGCATTTGCCATATCTTGGTTTTATTCTCCATTTTTTAAAGAGAGAAGAAACTTTATAGCAggagtttcttcttttttcgtGCGTAAATCGGATAGGCTGTGTCTCCAAATTCTTTGGAGTTCTTCTACACTTTCAGGCTGAGCAGTATATTTGGAGGTAGTGATCTGGGTGGAGTTTTCTTTGCCTTGTAAGAatatttcacacacatttattcccTTTCATGGTTATTTTTTTGCGTCCTAAGCCAATCTCCAATTTCTTCATCAGCATTAATTATTGTTTAATAGTTGTCTTTATTTCTTAATAACTGACTGTAGCGCCGTTGACTGATTATTTTGTCCTCATTGCTTTTCAGCGCAAGAGTCCCTGCGACGCACGGATTACAATGCAAAGGATTTTGGAGATTTGGGTCACCTTGGTGACAGTTTCTGCGCTTACCAAATGTGTCTTTGGAGGATACGGGTTCAGCATGTTTGCTGCACAGTCTTCCCCTCCGGACCCGTGCTATGATGAGAACGGGAATCCTCGGAGATGCATCCCCGACTTCGTCAACTCCGCTTTTGGGAAGGACGTGCGCGTGTCCAGCACCTGCGGCACTCCGGCCGCCCGCTACTGTGTGGTGACCGAGAAAGGAGAAGAGAGGACTAGGGACTGTCACACGTGCGACGCAGGAGATCCCAAAAAGTCCCATCCACCTGCCTATTTGACAGACCTCAACAACCCTCACAATCTCACCTGCTGGCAGTCTGAAAACTACGTGCAGTATCCGCAGAACGTCACCCTCACCTTGTCCTTGGGTAAAAAGTTTGAGGTCACATATGTGAGCCTGCAGTTCTGCTCACCCAGACCCGAGTCCATGGCGATCTACAAGTCCATGGACTATGGCAAATCGTGGGTgccatttcagttttattctactCAGTGCAAGAAGATGTACAACAGGCAGAACAAGGCAACAATTACGAAGCAAAACGAGCAAGAGGCAATCTGCACGGActcccacacagacatgcaccCTCTGACAGGTGGGCTCATAGCCTTCAGCACCCTGGACGGCAGACCGTCGGCGCACGACTTCGATAACTCCCCGGTGCTGCAGGACTGGGTGACGGCCACCGACATCAAAGTGATCTTCAGCCGGCTTCACACTTTTGGGGACGAGAACGAGGACGACTCCGAGCTGGCCCGCGACTCCTACTTTTACGCAGTGTCGGACCTGCAGGTCGGAGGACGGTGCAAGTGCAACGGGCACGCGTCAAAGTGCGTCAAGGACAGAGAGGGGAATCTGGTTTGCGAGTGCAAACACAACACGGCGGGACCGGAGTGCGACAGGTGCAAACCTTTCCACTATGACCGACCCTGGCAGCGCGCCACAGCCAGAGAAGCCAACGAGTGTGTCGGTAAGGCATCCCCCCGTTTTGTCCTTCACTgtggaaatatttatttttgctgactAACATTCACGTCAATACTActgtaaacccccccccccccccccccaaaaaaaaaaacaagcaaacaaacaattgTTGTATTGTTATCCGTGTTTTCTGCtgttactcacacacacacacacacataataatTCAGTCCAGGTCATTATTCGTTTACTTTTGTTCTTCTTACTtggaataaaacacaaatagaGCTCCCCTCAGAATTTTATcctcttattttaaaaatatcttaacGCGTCTAGTCTAAAAATGTTTACTTTATGCACAGGACCAGATGGTAAATTTTGATCATTAAATTCGAATTGAATTCCTTTGCCTTTGGCTAAATAAATTTTATCTGAggcaaagagggaaaaaaggcCTCATGTGTCAAGAGCAAGCTGAAATTTCAGGACCTGCTCAGTAAAAACCCACAGAAGAGACGCCTGAATCAAACTAAAACGCCTCTTAGAATTACTTACTTGAAAAATTAAGCTACATTATTGATTATACTTATTATGCTTTTTATACGTCTCAAACCAAATAAACTGTTGTTGAAACAACCTGAGGAAAAAGCAAAATCTATTTTCAGAGGCGTAAAAAGATCCAACAAAACTTGGGAATAAATAAACTGCAAATTGTTTCAGTAAACTGAAGAATTCACCAATTTAGTTCAgaaaaatactaataaaattaaaagaaacatgcaTTTTAGATGACTTACAGCTACAAACGTAAATAATTTCCCGGACACAGGGGCgcaaacataaaacataaaaatctttTAATTGTTGTTTACCAGCTTAATACTCTATATTAGctctgcagaaaaaaagcactttggTACCCCTTGATCTTTATCAACTTCCAGAATAAATCCTTGAATAGGAAAGAAAAGGCAGGAAGTCATTTCAGCAAACAAAGTGCGCCTGTCCAAATGCGTGATTGCATTTTGTCCCGCGTGTTTCCGACTGTAGTAGGAGCTTTAATAGGAAGGAAACATTGCAGCTGCAGAGATACACTGCAGGGGCGTGTTGTGTTTCCATAAGCAGGTGCTATTACAGATTGGACGAGCGATTAGGGCggttttattgacatttttgGCACGTAGAGTATAAACTGCCACTTTAGAGGCAG is drawn from Archocentrus centrarchus isolate MPI-CPG fArcCen1 chromosome 8, fArcCen1, whole genome shotgun sequence and contains these coding sequences:
- the ntn1b gene encoding netrin-1b — translated: MQRILEIWVTLVTVSALTKCVFGGYGFSMFAAQSSPPDPCYDENGNPRRCIPDFVNSAFGKDVRVSSTCGTPAARYCVVTEKGEERTRDCHTCDAGDPKKSHPPAYLTDLNNPHNLTCWQSENYVQYPQNVTLTLSLGKKFEVTYVSLQFCSPRPESMAIYKSMDYGKSWVPFQFYSTQCKKMYNRQNKATITKQNEQEAICTDSHTDMHPLTGGLIAFSTLDGRPSAHDFDNSPVLQDWVTATDIKVIFSRLHTFGDENEDDSELARDSYFYAVSDLQVGGRCKCNGHASKCVKDREGNLVCECKHNTAGPECDRCKPFHYDRPWQRATAREANECVACHCNLHARRCRFNMELYKLSGRRSGGVCLNCRHNTAGRHCHYCKEGYYRDMTKSISHRRACKACDCHPVGAAGKTCNQTTGQCPCKDGVTGITCNRCAKGYQQSRSPIAPCIKIPAASPTATYSSYEEPTDCESHCKASKGKMKITMKKYCKKDYAVQVHVLKGDKAGEWWKFTVNIISIYKQGEHRIRRGDQLLWVRAKDVACKCPKIKPGRKYLLLGTDDDSPGQSGVVADKGSLLIPWKDLWGRRLRKFQQRDKRGKC